In Desulfovibrio desulfuricans, the genomic stretch CCAGTAAGGCATAGAGCGAACAGGCGGCAGTATGTACTTACTTATAGGACTGGTCATTGTTGCGGCTTCAGTCGGCACGGGCTACACCATGGCTCACGGCGACTGGGGCGTTCTTTTTCAGCCCGCCGAGTTCATCATTATTTTGGGTTGCGGCCTTGGGGCTTTTTTTGGTTCGCAGACCAAGTACACCTTTGGCTTGGTTGTCAAAAGCCTCAAGCACCTGTTTGCCGATCCTGGTTCCAGCAAAAATCATTACCTTGAGACCCTTGCCCTGCTGTATGCGCTCTTTTCCAAAATGCACCGCGAGGGCGTGATCAGTATTGAAAGCGACGTTGAAAAGCCCGAATCCAGCCCAATTTTCAGCAAGTATCCCAATATTTCCAAAGATACCGTGCTGGTGAACTTTGTGGGCGACACGCTGCGCGTGTACCTGACCACCGGCGACCCCGCAGATATCGACAGCCTCATGGATGTGGATATCGAGACCATGCGCGAAGAAGGCATATTGCCCGCCCACGCCGTGTCGCACATGGCCGAATCGCTGCCGGGCATGGGTATTGTGGCCTGCGTGCTGGGCGTGGTTTTGGCCATGGGCAAGATCAACGAACCGCCGGAAGTTCTTGGCCACTACATCGCGGCAGCGCTTGTCGGCACGTTTTTTGGTATTCTTGCCTGTTATGGCCTCTTTGGCCCCATGGGCGCAAAGCTTGAAAACTACGTGGCCGAAGAACAT encodes the following:
- the motA gene encoding flagellar motor stator protein MotA, coding for MYLLIGLVIVAASVGTGYTMAHGDWGVLFQPAEFIIILGCGLGAFFGSQTKYTFGLVVKSLKHLFADPGSSKNHYLETLALLYALFSKMHREGVISIESDVEKPESSPIFSKYPNISKDTVLVNFVGDTLRVYLTTGDPADIDSLMDVDIETMREEGILPAHAVSHMAESLPGMGIVACVLGVVLAMGKINEPPEVLGHYIAAALVGTFFGILACYGLFGPMGAKLENYVAEEHFYFNAIKEAVAAAIRGSTPLIAVEYGRRAIPYPFRPSFAEMEERLKSG